From Streptomyces asiaticus, one genomic window encodes:
- a CDS encoding DEAD/DEAH box helicase family protein has product MPTSPTGQGGNEHDPQVAQLAAGSSNFGHLLEHEPLLVTLGCSAESYVHTDSHAAMFKARLFGEVMARYLLHLLGLQVNSNKQFHRIKALSQAGILKEQTYDWFDFLRDTGNKAAHGYYANVRTALQMVETCFKLGDWLHRARNENDTTHRVFLAPAPPEDSPIPATPADLEELEQLRTELDDYRAKLAEARMRFDGKQDRLEREKAAREQAEAELARAEADRAALSELVEQLNAQIEEFADTDLADTFVAPPPLKNTSERDAFISHAQKAALPPMSEAQVRAELDRILEQAGWVVQDANAMNLYEEGVPGVAGVAVREVTTAVGRADYLLYVKQQLVGVVEAKREGADLESAMHQAARYATGLTRSQQLSAWRASLPFRYVADGNTVRFHNALDPAPRTRDVFAIHRPDTVARWIDEAEADPQAPTLRARMRRLPEVFLNREPLRPAQVSAIEGLERSLAKDDPRSLIQMATGAGKTFTVVSESYRLLKHADAKRILFLVDRNNLGSQAATEFENFDTPDDGRKFTELYVVQRLAGDTVLGSADVVVSTVQRLWMALTGREVPDADVDDAALDRYDLIDTPAEVGYNASLPPESFDLIVVDECHRSIYGKWRAVLEYFDAHLVGLTATPVAQTFGFFFQNLVSEYPYEQAVADGVNVDFDVFRIRTELGEQGATIPAETVVPIRERKTRRERYQELESDLEWKASQLGRQIISKGQLKLVIETFRNHLFTDIFPPLGEGEDQRARTHVPKTLIFAVDDNHADEIVQTVRQVFGTGDDFCTKITHAAKNPARLIKAFRNSPELRVAVTVDMIATGTDIPPLECVFFLRDVKSWAYFEQMKGRGSRTIDPAEFQAVTPDAEVKERFVIVDAVGVTDSPRVDARPLNRASEKQIPLQRLMDKTAGLAMTEDEVATLAGRLARLDRQITDEEREEIEELAGQPLSEIVGGLVKAVDPDEQEKAQREGGREKVRENVVEALKPIASNKELRERLMSIRRAHDIVIDEVSVDSVREARGITADELAMKRVTSWKEYLDTHRDEIAAFNVAFRERREPREVYRKVRDLARKIERPPFQWTPTKLYDAYVQLGKATERPSGKAGAVDLISLLRFELGLDDEVRPYRALVEERYAGWRARQAQAGAVFDEEQEWWLDRIVDVIATDAAISPEHLKDVPFIEHGGVDGFLRAFGADRGAELLDELGRELGA; this is encoded by the coding sequence ATGCCGACGTCGCCGACCGGCCAGGGCGGGAACGAGCACGACCCGCAGGTCGCTCAGCTGGCAGCCGGATCGTCCAACTTCGGTCACCTGCTTGAACACGAGCCCCTGCTCGTTACCCTCGGCTGCTCCGCCGAGTCGTATGTCCACACCGATTCGCACGCCGCCATGTTCAAGGCCCGCCTCTTCGGCGAGGTCATGGCCCGCTATCTGCTGCACCTCCTCGGCCTCCAGGTCAACAGCAACAAGCAGTTCCACCGCATCAAGGCCTTGTCCCAGGCCGGGATCCTGAAAGAGCAGACCTACGACTGGTTCGACTTCCTGCGCGATACGGGGAACAAGGCCGCCCACGGCTACTACGCGAACGTCCGCACCGCGCTCCAGATGGTCGAGACCTGCTTCAAGCTCGGCGACTGGCTGCACCGGGCCCGCAACGAGAACGACACCACGCACCGCGTCTTCCTCGCCCCGGCCCCGCCCGAGGACAGCCCCATCCCTGCCACTCCCGCCGACCTGGAGGAGCTGGAACAGCTCCGCACCGAGCTGGACGACTACCGTGCCAAGCTCGCCGAGGCCCGTATGCGCTTCGACGGCAAGCAGGACCGCTTGGAGCGGGAGAAGGCCGCACGCGAGCAGGCCGAAGCCGAACTGGCCCGAGCCGAAGCGGACCGCGCCGCGCTCAGCGAACTGGTCGAGCAGCTCAACGCGCAGATCGAGGAGTTCGCTGACACCGACTTGGCCGACACCTTCGTCGCGCCGCCGCCGCTCAAGAACACCTCGGAACGCGACGCGTTCATCTCCCACGCCCAGAAGGCGGCCCTGCCTCCCATGAGCGAGGCGCAGGTCCGCGCGGAACTGGACCGGATCTTGGAACAGGCGGGCTGGGTGGTCCAGGACGCCAACGCCATGAACCTCTACGAGGAGGGCGTCCCCGGAGTCGCCGGCGTCGCTGTGCGCGAGGTCACCACCGCCGTGGGCCGCGCCGACTACCTGCTCTACGTGAAACAGCAGCTGGTGGGTGTGGTCGAGGCCAAGCGCGAGGGCGCCGACCTGGAGTCGGCCATGCACCAGGCCGCGCGGTACGCCACCGGGCTCACTCGCAGCCAGCAGCTGAGCGCTTGGCGGGCCAGCCTGCCCTTCCGCTACGTCGCCGACGGCAACACCGTCCGCTTCCACAACGCGCTGGACCCCGCACCCCGCACCCGGGACGTCTTCGCCATCCACCGGCCGGACACCGTCGCCCGGTGGATCGACGAAGCCGAGGCCGACCCGCAGGCACCCACCCTGCGCGCCCGTATGCGCCGCCTCCCGGAGGTGTTCCTCAACCGGGAACCGCTGCGTCCGGCCCAGGTGTCGGCCATCGAGGGACTGGAGCGCTCCCTCGCCAAGGACGACCCCCGCTCCCTCATCCAGATGGCCACGGGCGCGGGCAAGACGTTCACGGTGGTGAGCGAGAGCTACCGGCTGCTCAAGCACGCGGACGCCAAGCGGATCCTGTTCCTGGTCGACCGCAACAACCTGGGCAGCCAGGCCGCCACGGAGTTCGAGAACTTCGACACCCCGGACGACGGCCGGAAGTTCACCGAGCTGTACGTGGTGCAGCGGCTCGCGGGCGACACCGTGCTCGGCTCCGCGGATGTCGTCGTCTCCACGGTGCAGCGGCTCTGGATGGCTCTGACCGGTCGCGAGGTCCCCGACGCGGACGTGGACGACGCCGCCCTCGACCGCTACGACCTGATCGACACGCCTGCCGAAGTCGGCTACAACGCCTCGCTGCCGCCCGAGTCCTTCGACCTGATCGTCGTCGACGAGTGCCACCGGTCCATCTACGGCAAGTGGCGCGCGGTGCTGGAGTACTTCGACGCCCACCTGGTCGGCCTCACCGCGACTCCCGTCGCCCAGACCTTCGGTTTCTTCTTCCAGAACCTCGTCAGCGAGTACCCGTACGAGCAGGCCGTCGCCGACGGCGTCAACGTCGACTTCGACGTCTTCCGCATCCGTACCGAGCTGGGCGAGCAGGGTGCCACCATCCCGGCCGAGACGGTCGTCCCCATACGGGAGCGGAAGACCCGGCGCGAGCGGTACCAGGAGCTGGAGTCCGACCTGGAGTGGAAGGCGTCCCAGCTCGGACGGCAGATCATCAGCAAGGGCCAGCTGAAGCTGGTGATCGAGACCTTCCGCAACCACCTGTTCACCGACATCTTCCCGCCGTTGGGCGAGGGCGAGGACCAACGGGCGCGGACCCATGTGCCCAAGACTCTGATCTTCGCCGTGGACGACAACCATGCCGATGAGATCGTGCAGACGGTCCGCCAAGTCTTCGGCACGGGCGACGACTTCTGTACGAAGATCACGCACGCCGCGAAGAACCCCGCGCGGCTCATCAAGGCGTTCCGCAACAGCCCCGAGCTGCGCGTCGCCGTGACCGTCGACATGATCGCCACGGGGACGGACATCCCGCCGCTGGAGTGCGTGTTCTTCCTGCGCGACGTGAAGAGCTGGGCGTACTTCGAGCAGATGAAGGGCCGGGGGTCGCGGACCATCGACCCGGCCGAGTTCCAGGCGGTCACGCCGGACGCGGAGGTGAAGGAGAGGTTCGTGATCGTCGACGCGGTGGGCGTCACGGACTCCCCTCGTGTGGACGCCCGGCCCCTGAACCGAGCGTCCGAGAAGCAGATCCCGCTCCAGCGGCTCATGGACAAGACGGCGGGCCTGGCGATGACCGAGGACGAGGTCGCCACGCTGGCGGGCCGCCTTGCCCGGCTGGACCGGCAGATCACGGATGAGGAGCGCGAGGAGATCGAGGAGCTGGCCGGTCAGCCGCTGAGCGAGATCGTGGGCGGCCTGGTCAAGGCGGTCGACCCGGACGAGCAGGAGAAGGCGCAGCGGGAGGGCGGCCGGGAGAAGGTCCGGGAGAACGTGGTGGAGGCGCTCAAGCCGATCGCGTCCAACAAGGAGCTGAGGGAACGGCTGATGTCGATACGGCGCGCCCACGACATCGTCATCGACGAGGTGAGCGTGGACAGCGTGCGGGAGGCGCGCGGCATCACGGCGGACGAGCTGGCGATGAAGCGGGTGACTTCATGGAAGGAGTATCTGGATACGCACCGCGACGAGATCGCCGCGTTCAACGTGGCCTTCCGCGAGCGGCGCGAGCCCAGGGAGGTCTACCGCAAGGTCCGCGACCTCGCGCGCAAGATCGAACGCCCCCCGTTCCAGTGGACGCCCACGAAGCTCTATGACGCGTACGTGCAGCTCGGGAAGGCGACCGAGCGCCCGAGTGGCAAGGCCGGTGCGGTGGAT
- a CDS encoding cupin domain-containing protein, with amino-acid sequence MVEVKTIEKPDERRDFPGGHIEALHLTGLDFAVGTFEPGWRWRESVRPIVGTDLCEVHHSGVVVQGRMRLRTADGAEAEVGPGDVYVVPPGHDAWVIGDEQVVVYDVGGQMAETYAKSSDAGA; translated from the coding sequence ATGGTGGAAGTCAAGACGATCGAGAAGCCGGACGAACGGCGTGACTTTCCCGGAGGCCATATCGAGGCCCTCCATCTGACCGGACTGGATTTCGCCGTGGGCACCTTCGAGCCCGGATGGCGCTGGCGGGAGTCGGTGCGGCCGATCGTGGGGACCGATCTGTGCGAGGTGCACCACAGCGGGGTCGTGGTCCAGGGCCGGATGCGGCTGCGTACGGCCGATGGCGCGGAGGCCGAGGTGGGGCCCGGGGACGTGTACGTGGTGCCGCCCGGCCATGACGCCTGGGTGATCGGTGATGAGCAGGTCGTGGTGTACGACGTCGGCGGGCAGATGGCGGAGACCTACGCGAAGTCCAGCGACGCCGGGGCCTGA
- the proP gene encoding glycine betaine/L-proline transporter ProP — protein sequence MIRTLLRRRKEPLAIEDVTVVDKPGMRRAVAATAIGNTMEWFDFGVYAYVAVTLGHVFFPADDPATQVVSTFATFAVAFLVRPLGGLVFGPLGDRIGRRRVLSTTMIMMATGTFAVGLLPGYDAIGFAAPLLLLACRVVQGFSTGGEYAGATTYIAEFAPDQRRGFLGSWLDFGTFIGYSLGSGLVTVLTVAIGETGMVDWGWRVPFLVAGPLGLIGLYMRLRLEETPAFQQEAERAAEAAETARAHGDTLPIEEARQSGRGRLKEIFTRHWQAVLICMGLVLMYNVTNYMVTSYLPTFMTSTLGADATTAQVLVLGTMLFVVLAITVVGRTSDRWGRRPLFLFGSVGMIVLAIPAVVLIREGGVLLPAIGCLILGAMLVTFAGTSAATLPALFPTRLRYGALSISYNLSVSLFGGTTPLLASWLVATTHNTLVPAFYLMAAGVIGLISTVFLHETAGKPLRGSGPMVETEEEARTAVAESRTEAGRRARDVWIRLRHPWAGAGHRGAGHQEEEEE from the coding sequence CTGATCCGCACGCTGCTGCGCCGCCGCAAGGAGCCGCTGGCGATCGAGGACGTCACCGTCGTCGACAAGCCGGGGATGCGCCGCGCCGTCGCGGCGACGGCCATCGGCAACACCATGGAGTGGTTCGACTTCGGTGTCTACGCGTATGTCGCCGTCACCCTCGGCCATGTCTTCTTCCCCGCCGACGACCCCGCCACCCAGGTGGTCTCCACGTTCGCCACCTTCGCCGTGGCGTTTCTGGTGCGGCCGCTGGGCGGGCTGGTGTTCGGGCCGCTGGGCGACCGGATCGGGCGGCGCCGGGTGCTGTCCACCACCATGATCATGATGGCGACGGGCACCTTCGCGGTGGGCCTGCTGCCCGGCTACGACGCGATCGGCTTCGCCGCCCCGCTGCTGCTCCTGGCCTGCCGGGTGGTGCAGGGCTTCTCGACCGGCGGGGAGTACGCGGGGGCGACCACGTACATCGCCGAGTTCGCGCCCGATCAGCGCCGTGGCTTCCTCGGCAGCTGGCTGGACTTCGGCACCTTCATCGGCTATTCGCTGGGCTCCGGCCTGGTCACCGTGCTCACCGTCGCCATCGGTGAGACCGGGATGGTGGACTGGGGCTGGCGGGTGCCGTTCCTGGTGGCGGGGCCGCTGGGGCTGATCGGTCTCTACATGCGGCTGCGGCTGGAGGAGACCCCGGCGTTCCAGCAGGAGGCCGAGCGGGCGGCCGAGGCGGCGGAGACGGCCAGGGCACACGGTGACACCCTGCCGATCGAGGAGGCGCGCCAGTCCGGGCGTGGGCGGCTGAAGGAGATCTTCACCAGGCACTGGCAGGCGGTGCTGATCTGCATGGGGCTGGTGCTGATGTACAACGTCACCAACTACATGGTGACGTCGTACCTGCCGACGTTCATGACCTCCACGCTCGGCGCCGACGCCACCACGGCCCAGGTGCTGGTGCTGGGCACCATGCTGTTCGTGGTGCTGGCGATCACGGTGGTCGGGCGCACATCCGACCGCTGGGGGCGGCGGCCGCTGTTCCTGTTCGGCAGCGTGGGCATGATCGTGCTGGCCATTCCGGCGGTGGTGCTGATCCGGGAGGGCGGCGTGCTGCTGCCCGCGATCGGCTGTCTGATCCTGGGCGCGATGCTGGTCACCTTCGCGGGGACGAGCGCCGCGACGCTCCCGGCGCTGTTCCCCACCCGGCTGCGCTACGGCGCGTTGTCGATCTCGTACAACCTCTCCGTGTCGCTGTTCGGCGGGACCACGCCGCTGCTGGCCTCGTGGCTGGTGGCCACCACGCACAACACGCTGGTGCCCGCCTTCTATCTGATGGCGGCGGGTGTGATCGGGCTGATCTCCACGGTGTTCCTGCACGAGACGGCGGGGAAGCCGCTGCGCGGTTCGGGGCCCATGGTGGAGACCGAGGAGGAGGCGCGTACGGCGGTGGCCGAGAGCCGTACGGAGGCCGGGCGGCGCGCCCGCGACGTCTGGATCCGGCTGCGCCACCCGTGGGCGGGGGCGGGGCATCGGGGGGCCGGTCACCAGGAGGAGGAAGAGGAGTGA
- a CDS encoding pyridoxamine 5'-phosphate oxidase family protein produces MSVDPRNPDPGYLAFWRERHVCTLTTPRPDGSPHVVPVGVTYDPEAGLARVIASRHSRKVAHVRAAGEGGARVAVCQMAGRRWATLEGLAVVREDPELIADAERRYAERYQRTPRPNPDRVVIEIALTRAMGRG; encoded by the coding sequence ATGTCCGTCGATCCCCGCAACCCCGACCCCGGGTACCTCGCTTTCTGGCGCGAACGCCATGTGTGCACCCTGACCACCCCACGCCCGGACGGCAGCCCGCATGTGGTCCCGGTCGGCGTCACCTACGACCCCGAGGCCGGGCTCGCCCGCGTCATCGCGAGCCGTCACAGCCGTAAGGTCGCCCATGTCCGGGCGGCGGGCGAGGGCGGTGCGCGGGTCGCGGTCTGCCAAATGGCGGGCAGGCGGTGGGCCACGCTGGAGGGGCTCGCGGTGGTACGGGAGGACCCCGAGCTGATCGCGGACGCCGAACGCCGCTACGCCGAGCGCTACCAGCGCACCCCCCGCCCCAACCCGGACCGCGTCGTCATCGAGATCGCCCTCACCCGGGCAATGGGCCGAGGCTGA